A window from Esox lucius isolate fEsoLuc1 chromosome 16, fEsoLuc1.pri, whole genome shotgun sequence encodes these proteins:
- the LOC105029279 gene encoding LOW QUALITY PROTEIN: filamin A-interacting protein 1-like (The sequence of the model RefSeq protein was modified relative to this genomic sequence to represent the inferred CDS: substituted 1 base at 1 genomic stop codon), whose product MQELQCGRPFRKILKLLLHQEKACWERKEEDHESEVFALKFKCFALLVIDKQHCMTNQHSQQSKRIQALKDIAPHAQQELNSTQSRAKGEELKVLHLEAGLRKQVTXFHINQEAMTAKLANEDAQNQQLRQRLAILSQQLDKLDGTRGALQRAEEELQELRDRLSHRGDRCATSPGLLSEVEQLRKRVVEMEGKDEELVRMGDQCRDLDRKLGRESSQSRSLKAEVDKLNGRISDLDRLEEALGKSKRECDALQGSLDKERASIKQLSAELETLRQRVRELEANEGQMERSELALRQDFAKLRTLTVVLVEERKNMAERLRRTEEKLQEKTDNLQLGERHSMSTATDKLTEESHSALRSKAELEERIQSVAKERDELRSRLRMEEDKTRDLQSRVTTMKKGIEVIEVKRGEFSQEMKSPLLVKTNHCYQQDDNKVKELTQEVARLRRRLMQKGVVESELMKAEEDFESLKKRWSKEHERARALADELEESKRELSKYQQGEKENNQEHQLLRRLQEEQVKAVLLRREVEALKEKVQKLMVTEESLCRVQMDSSTLKKRLTQQEVKNRELAREMQGLTHEVERYRQFSKSLRPGITGRRFSDLLLSTKEVQTEPTYTLPNNMGLAPLELGSRLHEQIDGEDPKQNKNCVPNQCYSTTLNNTESLDHQNNVRCIRIPSPTEKDNQPPIKGNLLKEKGEVMLARAAGQPLHIKVTPEHGLNTATLEISSSSADNATSYTSTAVIPTSGASPKQRITIIPNAAISPVARSKHSPCSEPVSPPGMTPTMVLPPDSSGSVSPDLTGSPIQMVTVSTGSLESTEVIRQAVFRVGPEKQNSCQITRSNCTGPSIITTEDNKIHIHLGSPCIQSISGITQNQSIGTCHTPKGGARTPVITNGCHVKGSSKITSSITITPAKTAITRQSHITVPVEEFRKPGTTRIPKPQGYGTPRGTNSTANTGQNKGQQPCSKLWGKH is encoded by the exons ATGCAGGAGTTACAGTGTGGCAGACCTTTTAGAAAAAT ACTGAAGTTACTGCTTCACCAGGAGAAAGCCTGCTGGGAAAGAAAGGAGGAGGATCATGAATCAGAGGTTTTTGCTTTAAAGTTCAAGTGTTTTGCATTGCTGGTCATTGACAAACAGCATTGCATGACAAATCAGCATTCCCAGCAGAGCAAACGCATCCAGGCACTGAAGGACATTGCCCCCCATGCCCAACAAGAGCTGAACTCCACCCAGTCAAGGGCAAAGGGTGAGGAGTTGAAAGTCCTTCATTTGGAGGCGGGGCTACGCAAGCAAGTTACCTAGTTCCACATCAACCAGGAAGCCATGACAGCCAAGCTGGCCAATGAAGATGCCCAGAATCAACAGCTGCGTCAGCGTTTGGCCATCCTCAGCCAACAACTAGACAAGCTGGATGGGACCAGGGGTGCCCTTCAGAGGGCTGAGGAGGAACTGCAAGAGCTGAGGGACAGGCTAAGTCACAGGGGAGACCGGTGTGCAACAAGCCCTGGCTTGCTGTCAGAGGTGGAACAGCTGAGGAAGAGGGTGGTGGAGATGGAAGGAAAAGACGAGGAACTGGTCCGCATGGGAGACCAATGCCGGGACCTGGACCGCAAACTGGGGAGGGAGTCTAGCCAAAGCCGCAGCCTGAAGGCAGAGGTGGACAAGCTTAACGGCCGGATCAGCGACCTGGACAGACTGGAAGAGGCTCTGGGAAAAAGCAAGAGGGAGTGCGACGCTCTGCAGGGCAGCCTAGATAAGGAGAGGGCTAGCATTAAGCAGCTGTCTGCAGAGCTGGAAACCCTCAGGCAGCGGGTGAGGGAACTGGAAGCCAATGAAGGCCAGATGGAAAGATCAGAGCTGGCCTTGAGACAGGACTTTGCCAAACTGAGAACACTCACAGTGGTGCTGGTCGAAGAGAGGAAAAACATGGCAGAGAGACTGAGGCGGACAGAGGAGAAACTTCAAGAGAAGACAGACAATCTACAACTGGGGGAGCGTCACAGTATGTCAACAGCCACAGATAAACTAACTGAGGAGAGCCACAGTGCTCTGAGGTCTAAAGCAGAGCTGGAGGAAAGGATTCAGAGTGTGGCTAAAGAACGGGACGAGTTAAGGTCGAGgctgaggatggaggaggataAAACCAGAGATTTGCAGAGTAGAGTTACCACCATGAAAAAAGGGATTGAGGTCATAGAGGTCAAAAGGGGGGAATTCAGTCAGGAAATGAAGAGCCCCCTTTTGGTCAAAACTAATCACTGTTACCAACAGGATGACAACAAAGTAAAAGAACTCACCCAGGAGGTAGCTAGACTGAGAAGAAGACTAATGCAGAAGGGAGTGGTGGAGAGTGAGCTGATGAAGGCAGAGGAAGACTTTGAGTCCCTGAAGAAGAGGTGGTCCAAGGAGCACGAAAGAGCCAGGGCCCTGGCAGATGAGCTGGAGGAGTCCAAGAGGGAACTATCCAAGTACcagcagggagagaaagaaaacaaccaGGAGCACCAACTTCTCAGGAGACTCCAGGAAGAGCAGGTCAAGGCTGTCCTCCTTAGAAGGGAGGTGGAGGCTCTCAAAGAGAAGGTACAGAAGCTTATGGTAACAGAGGAGTCCCTCTGTCGTGTGCAGATGGACAGTTCCACCCTGAAGAAGCGCCTGACCCAGCAGGAGGTTAAGAACAGAGAGCTTGCCAGGGAGATGCAAGGACTGACCCATGAGGTGGAGAGGTACAGACAATTCAGCAAGAGCCTCCGGCCAGGCATAACTGGAAGACGCTTCTCAGACCTCCTCCTGTCTACTAAGGAGGTGCAGACAGAGCCCACATACACCCTCCCAAACAACATGGGTTTGGCTCCGCTGGAGCTCGGCAGTAGACTCCATGAGCAGATCGATGGAGAGGATCCAAAGCAAAACAAGAATTGCGTCCCCAATCAGTGCTACTCAACAACACTGAACAACACTGAAAGCTTGGATCACCAAAACAACGTGAGGTGCATCAGAATACCTTCACCCACAGAGAAGGACAATCAGCCTCCCATTAAAGGCAACCTGTTGAAGGAAAAAGGGGAGGTGATGCTTGCACGTGCAGCCGGGCAGCCCTTACACATCAAGGTGACACCTGAACATGGGCTTAACACAGCCACACTTGAGATCAGTAGCTCATCTGCTGACAACGCCACATCATACACCAGCACCGCGGTCATCCCCACCAGCGGAGCCTCACCAAAACAGAGAATCACCATTATCCCGAACGCAGCCATCTCCCCAGTGGCCAGATCAAAGCACTCCCCATGCTCAGAGCCGGTCTCCCCACCCGGCATGACTCCCACCATGGTCCTACCGCCAGACTCTTCCGGATCAGTGTCACCTGACCTCACAGGCTCACCTATCCAGATGGTAACCGTCAGTACTGGATCACTGGAAAGCACAGAAGTCATACGCCAAGCCGTGTTCCGGGTGGGTCCGGAAAAGCAAAACAGCTGTCAGATCACGAGGTCCAATTGCACTGGTCCCAGCATCATCACAACAGAGGACAATAAGATTCACATCCACCTTGGGAGCCCCTGTATCCAGTCCATCAGTGGTATAACCCAGAACCAGTCTATTGGAACATGCCACACCCCTAAGGGAGGGGCAAGGACACCGGTGATTACCAATGGTTGCCATGTCAAAGGCAGCAGCAAGATCACCAGTAGCATCACCATCACCCCTGCCAAAACCGCTATCACACGACAGTCACATATTACA